A region from the Aegilops tauschii subsp. strangulata cultivar AL8/78 chromosome 5, Aet v6.0, whole genome shotgun sequence genome encodes:
- the LOC109784738 gene encoding protein FAR1-RELATED SEQUENCE 5-like → MADEELTDIMVDMEFGELMKDWIEDWSDDENSDREDRSENGNEWDDLNIDELDDDQENNSELSNEDYISQFISECHNAYDYYGESDVETGLNNKSLDAPDSGESQSSVIMSEVTQDDGAKNVQDTASADDKRDMFMQIMEMTFTSHDAAYDFYNSYARDNGFSIRKNKVRQGKHDNKLLIEEGHNRRLRAETRCFCEAHLTVKLDQKRGVWYVESFEDKHSHMLAGPDEVPFLWSHRKIKEYQKHEIMSMGAAGIRIHDMMDCFISKHVWYGGVGFTRREIYNLCTKEKRKLLSKGDAATAIGIMASRKQRDPSFFFEYKLDKEGHLNRMFWCDSQSRHDYEDFGDVLVFDSTYKMNRYGMPFIPFVGLNNHRKTTVFGCAIVSDETEETYVWLLQTFLRKVEKEQE, encoded by the exons ATGGCGGACGAGGAGTTAACTGATATCATGGTAGACATGGAGTTTGGAGAACTGATGAAAGACTGGATAGAAGATTGGTCAGATGATGAAAATTCAGATCGTGAAGATCGGTCAGAGAATGGGAACGAATGGGACGATCTTAAT ATCGATGAGCTTGATGATGATCAGGAAAACAACTCGGAGCTCTCGAATGAAGATTACATTAGTCAG TTCATTTCCGAATGTCATAATGCGTACGACTATTACGGTGAATCCGACGTGGAGACAGGCCTTAACAACAAATCATTAGACGCACCTGATTCTGGGGAGTCCCAGTCGTCGGTCATCATGAGTGAG GTGACACAAGATGATGGGGCAAAGAATGTCCAAGATACTGCCAGTGCAGATGATAAGAGGGATATGTTCATGCAGATAATGGAAATGACCTTTACGTCTCACGATGCTGCGTATGATTTCTACAACAGCTATGCTAGAGATAATGGTTTCAGCATTAGAAAGAATAAGGTCAG ACAAGGAAAACATGACAACAAGTTGCTAATCGAGGAAGGACACAACCGTAGGCTCAGAGCCGAGACACGCTGCTTTTGTGAAGCGCACCTGACCGTCAAGCTTGACCAAAAGCGTGGGGTTTGGTATGTTGAAAGTTTTGAGGACAAGCATAGCCATATGTTGGCAGGACCGGACGAGGTACCTTTTCTTTGGTCCCACAGAAAAATCAAAGAGTACCAGAAGCATGAGATAATGTCCATGGGAGCTGCAGGGATTAGAATTCACGACATGATGGATTGCTTCATCAGCAAACATGTATGGTACGGCGGTGTTGGTTTTACCAGGCGTGAAATATACAACCTTTGCACCAAGGAGAAGAGGAAGCTGCTTTCAAAAGGTGATGCTGCCACAGCCATAGGCATCATGGCCAGTAGGAAACAGAGGGATCCTAGCTTCTTTTTCGAGTACAAGCTAGATAAGGAAGGACATTTGAATAGGATGTTCTGGTGCGACTCCCAATCTCGTCATGACTATGAGGACTTCGGCGACGTGCTTGTATTTGACAGCACGTACAAGATGAACCGCTATGGTATGCCATTCATACCTTTTGTTGGTCTTAACAATCACCGGAAGACCACTGTTTTTGGTTGTGCCATAGTTTCGGACGAGACCGAGGAGACATACGTGTGGCTTCTGCAGACTTTTTTGAG AAAAGTGGAGAAGGAACAAGAGTAG